Sequence from the Ooceraea biroi isolate clonal line C1 chromosome 5, Obir_v5.4, whole genome shotgun sequence genome:
ATACTTATGTGAAGCAACTAATTAAATGCAAGCATGATATAACGGATAATGGATAATAGGGATAAATAAgtatagtaaaataataataatatacacacAATGAAGTTTGATAACGATTTATTATAGAATACTTAGAAGATATTACCTAACATTATTATGTACAAAcgtttgcaaatatttattaaattattcagtaTATCAATATGAATTTCAAATGGCAATGACAAATTTACAAATCTATATTACATTAGTTGCTTGATTAGAATTATTTGTTGGAGGTTTTCTGCTCATCATTGAAGCAACCTATAGCAAAAGAAGAacatataaatagaaaatatagttACTCAATCACAAGATATACAAGAGAATCATTCGTTTTcacaaatttgtataaaaattacattttggaAAACTTGTTTTCTGATGAAATCGCTGGTGGTTGTTGAGATATTTTGATCGTTTCCCATTTTGCATTTAACATAGCCGTACAGATTTGCGCTATTCAAAACGATAGCGATGGAAACCAGTAGCAGCcatttaaatttgaaagtgAACAGCGCAGCAATGAATAATATTGACCAAAAAAGTGGACACAAGATCAGGGCCAGCCAAAAGATTCGCGCTTCCGCTGCGTTAATGCGGTTCTGTTGTGCACCCTGAAACACAGGGCACATAGCAGACGTTGGACTTACATGTATGAGAGTTATGTCCATAAATAATTTAGCTTATTTAATCGAAAGATTTGATAAATTTgctaattatttcataatcaGCAGCTGCAACAGAACTTTATTGAGTAATAATCTGGTTTTTGTAATTTGAGTAATACATATGAATACGCTAGGTTGTAGAAAGTGTCAACGGTAATATGTGATAACTGATAAACCTTGGACTACTGAGTTCGATTAAATCAGCATTCGCTGAGACGTGACacatgaaaaaatatacttggtAATCGAAAGCTATGAATAATGTGGAAATATTTGATTGCCATCGTgccattatattaaataatatggaTCTAATATAAATGGAGATACATGAAAATACATCACAATGCATGGAATCAAGCGAACCTTTTTAGATTCAAAAATCCAATGACTCTTGCCGTCATCATCGACGTAATTCCACCATCTAAGGCCGACCATTAATCTTCCCGTAATATTCTTAACTGTCCAAAAGTCCATCGACAAGAGTAGTACCACTGTCACAAAGCTCGCTATAAAACTATTCGAAAACAAACCGCATAGCATGTAAACCGTTATAGCCGCTATCCTGAAGGCCAGATGAAACAGTGTGACATACGGATGTCTAGAATCACGAAAAATGTTATCTTATAAAGATGCGACACACTTGCGTCGAGAGGCATGTCCTCCTTATACGTACTTAAGTTTATTGGCATTTTGGACGGCCTCTTCTTCCTCACCGAAAGCGATCGTGTCGTCGTCCATCAGTAGAGGTACCTGTAAAGAGCATTGCAAAACAGTCGGAAAAGGACCGAGCCTGCATTTATGGTCTTCACTTCAAAATCATGCGCATATTTGCACTTTTACATGACGTGTACAAGAAACTTGGAACGCGAGGCGTTCTTCGAATCAAAGACACAGAAGAGCCACAAAATTAAATCCCGAGAACAGCTTTTGCGCATTCTCGCTCGCACGAGGAACCGGAGCATTATTTATCGTGCACAAACCGTTCCTTCGTTAGTATACGTACGGAAATGCGTAAGCGCGTAAGAATCTTCCGCTGCCAACTAGAGCTATTATTCTCGACCTCCCCCGTAACAAAACGACTTATATTTCGCTTTACGGGACAATCAAATACTTCGGGAAGAAACGCTACgactaaaaaaaaaatgtgGCGTCAGTTTGCAGCCGATAGCAAGATCGACGTATGTGCACTTACCGTTGCGGACGCCATGTTTGCACGTTGACAGTTCGTCTGCTGGGGCCGGGCCGACGTCAGCGCCGCCGCGCGGCGTTGActcgtcgcgcgcgagacgcgtGTCGTTTTCCCGAAAATATCGCGCAAGGTCCGCGTTACGGTGCTCTACGGCACGCCGGACACCGCCGATCAAGGCAAGTGCCTTGGCATCGATGCCAACAACCGGCGCGAACAGTGCCTTGAGACGCGGCGCCGCACGAACGAAAGTTGCGAACGAAGTTGGCCACGTTCGCGCCGAGCGCGCTCGGCCTCCTCATTGGCCATTGACCCGCGCCGGCTGGCGGCGATTGGTCGGGAGCGGAAACGGAGCGATGCCTCGCTGGCGCGACGTCACGAGTGTCGCGCGATCAACCCCGGTTATCGGCGCGAGGGAGAAATCgaaggtgcgcgcgcgcaaccgTGTCCGTCCGTCCGGCCGCAATTACGCACGGATACACCCACGCGAATATTCCTATCGTCGCGACGCAGatgcacgtgcgcgcgagagagcgcgttACGTATCGGCGCGTATCGCGACTCGCGCGCCTGCGATATTCGGAAGTCGCGGGAGCATCGACGGGCGCGGCGGGCCAgcagtgcgcgcgcgatgcggtCGCGGTGTGGTGGTGACGCGCTCGTTGCACTCGACCGATCGACTGCGGGATAGTGGTGgtagtaatagtagtagtagtgaCTCGATGTTCGTGCGTGGACGGTTGAGATAAGCAGCGCGGGGGACTGAGTGCGCGCGGATCCCGTTTCGCCTTCGGTTTTCTCGGTCTCGTTCTCGCGTTTGACCGTTCGCCTCGCCCGCGTCCGCCAACGCGCGGTCTGCCGCGTTAGACTCGCGTCGCCGTCCTCCACAGGCCACACTCGTCCTGCCGATGTAACGGACGCACACACGCTCGCACGATGCTCAAAGACCACTCACCGATCGCCCAGGCGCTCCTCGGCACCCTGTTCACGTGGGCGCTTACCGCGGCCGGCGCTGCGCTGGTTGTCGTCATTCGAGGGAAACAAGTGAGTACCAATtgttactcgcgcgcgcggcgaaacCCTTTTTCGAAAGTCTGATACGCACACGCGATCGCGTGCGGCGAATGGTCCGGCTGTCGACGTCCGCCAGATCCAAGCCAGATCCCCGTTCGTCGGAGCGAACTTAACCTCATCCTCGCGCGGACGCGTCGTTAGTGTCGTTACCGCGACGCTCGCTCTTCGACACGTGGATTAGTCACTGTTCACTGCAAATCGCACGTCTTGTTTCTTTTAAGCGCACTTCTTGTGGCAGAGTACGTGCACGTattacccaggcagcacatgtagcctaatatatgtttcttagacgtatctaatgtctaagaaacataaagtaccatttaagaaacggtttaaatagaaaccgtttctagacctcaattttaaaaacgtatttttcacgtttccacagaaacgaaaaatgtgttttattaaattgatttgaaattatataattaatatagaaaaaatagtcatttctacttactttgcgagtattcattatttttacatcatacgtttcaatgtactcgattatggaacaagagacaaaaatcaacacaagtgtgtgtgattcccacctctgattcaccaagcgaccgatagatggccaggccagacgtggcgttctcgcaagtaacatttgtgttatcaccttataaataaccatccggaaaaccgatccaatactcttttcttcttcttttcttttgaaacttttgagatcactattacttgaagtgatatttcaaaagagtaagattccactacacgaaatttagagagtgattcataaaatataaaaatgtagttttttacaaaaatgtgacttaactctgtctatctttgaggcactgatatatagaattgataaatatttttctgatggtttctgaaacgtttttttgccgaaaaagaaacgttttttcgttggatatttttctcctaaataaacgtttcaataaaatggttataaaACGTTAcagcaaaacgtttatgaaacggttttgaaaccaatgtgtgctgcctgggtatTCTTTGCACTTTTTGTTTTTCCCTGTTATAAAGAATGTAAGATATAAAAGGAAATGTAAAAGCAAAGGGGTACATGTAGAGcgaaaaaaataacaagagATTTCTTCCCTTGCATCaagaattgaaatttttattatttactaggTGTAGAAAGTGCTGATGAAACAATGTTCCTTCAGTTGGtttaaattttgatatcaaataaatatggAGGAAAACACAttatataatcaaattttaattaaaatatactccTGTTATCGTCCCGTCAGGAATATAACATCTTTTAATCAGTGATAATTTATACTTAATGCATTTACTCACAAAATTCGGAAGACGAATAGCAGAATGTGATGCAGCCGAGTGcgcgaaatatgaaatttcccTTGTCAGCAAATCACTACCTATGTTCACCATTACATGCCGAGTGAGAAAATTCGCGATGAACGTAAAAAACGCTGACCATTTACGAAAGTCGGGTTCTTTTGGCCCGGGACAGAGTCGCATTTGAATTTAGAGCTGATTTGACGAAATCGCTCGATCTCTGTACCACGCGGTGATTGGCGAGCGCGCATAATCCGCCGCTTCCTCTGCAATTTAATTTGCGCGCGTATGACGAGGCAATACCACGCACATATCGTTCGCTTTTGCGTTGTTGAACGTACGAGACAAATAATCTGCACTGTCGTGTgcgcataaaatattaaattaattatgtggCGAAGAAAATTGTGGGGTTGCGTTTTACGTTATACGTTAAACATGTTATTGACTGTAATTTCTCATGTTTGTATTAGTTGTGTGCGAATATGAATATGACGCTTATTGCACACTGAAATTACATATGCTAGATATCGCTGGATAAATCTCTGAGGCACGATGCACGTGTTTTGAATGTAAAAGGATTAAGCAGATTTCATAGATGTAAGATACTCGCACATGCGACGtactttttcaattaaaatttcattcgaATAATACATGTGTCGAAATGTAATTTGAGATTTACACAACTTCTTGATAAGacaaatttaaaagtttttatttcataagaaTGATTAAGGGAATTTGTGAAAGACAAGATAATTGCGTCGTCATtggcttttatttatttgtagaaTCAGTATTGTGTGTGTTTTAGAATATCTTTTCCTCCTTCTTTGATCTGGATATGATAGCGAGATagcaaaatctttttttttggtATTATCAATGGATGATATCGATATCTAATTTTCACGGAAATAGCAACTGACATTGAATATCTTTTTTGTCGTAAAGCTTGCTTAACTTTATCTGCTGCATAATAGGTTCTGCTTTAACGTCAACAGAATTTATTAGGATTTGTTGAACAGTATATGATAAGAGCGTGTTAGTAAATTACACTTGCAAACGATAAAGAATGAAATTTGCTAAACTaggaaaataatacaaaatattatattatagaaaaaattaattttaatatacatgcaTTAGATAATTCTTGCAATTTGTAAAAGATTTAATTGTTCAATATAGGATTACATCATAATGTGTAACataattatactataattatgtaataacaaGAATAAACTATTAATTTCTCATACTTATGTGTAacgtaattacataatttttacgaAATACATTGAATAGATTATGGTGTATGGTGCATGAATAAGTAACATATAGGAATATGatgcatattaattaattaattaaagcgattcgagcgaattaaaatttagaggaAATTAAACTACTTTGGATATTTCTTTGCCAATATTTGGTGAAGCATTGGTGAACATTAGATTTGCTTTAGGGGTTGTTTAATTCATatcgtgaatttttttgatatGAAAGATAGGAGTCGACGCTCCTGTTGATCATATTTCTGTATGCTGATACAAGATTAAGCACACGCTACCAATTATTGACATAcctttttgatattttcttataagtTTAAGGTATGTGTGTTTCAAGTAAACATGCCTGTGCCACTCCCCGTCTCGGCGAAAGCTAAATCAGAGTTGTAAATCACCTTGAATTCGTTAGAATCAAGAAAACGAAATTTAAACGTATAACTCAGAGAGAAAACCAACTGTGTTTGTTATAACACAGCTCGTCGACTAATGAAttgttttcgaaatatttcttaataccGCTTTCTAATTTCAAGAAAGACATTCCTCAAATTTCTGAAGCGCTGAtgacgaaaaaaaataaaatttctagaaattaaataaaggaaaaatgGTCGATTACGGTCTGAAAATATGCAATAAgaaaatccactcttaaaaaagcttaaatcaaatcgaaatcattgttgcctcttttccgcgacgttgattggttatctcgattcgcgttgtgttcagtttagattaccattgcgcggctgtcttcgcgtggaggttaacaatttggtagagtgtgataattgtgcatataataaataatagatataagatattattattcgaaaacattattaatattgaaaaataaaatagcgaaaaagttctagcccgtagaaattttttcttttccaagaagttctgagttgttgaaatcattattttttatattgcctagagttctctgctattaaaaataccgtaaactcggaaatgaaaaagttctagcccttagaaattttttcttttccgaggagttctgagctgttgaaatcattattttttatattgcctagagttctctgctattaaaaataccgtaaactcggaaatgaaaaagttctagcccttagaaattttttcttttccgaggagttctgagctgttgaaatcattattttttatattgcctagagttctctgctattgaaaataccgtaacctcggaaatgaaaaagttctagctcttagaaatttttccttttccgaggagttctgagctgttgaaatcattattttttatattgcctagagttctctgctattgaaaataccgtaaactcagaaattaaaaagttctagcccttagaaatttttttcttttccgaggagttctgagctgttgaaatcattattttttatattgcctagagttctctgctattgaaaataccgtaaactcggaaatgaaaaagttctagcccttagaaattttttcttttccgaggagttctgagctattaatatcattattttttatattgcctagagttctctgctattgaaaatacggtaaactcggaaatgaaaaagttctagcccttagaaattttttcttttccgaggagttctgagctgttcaaatcattattttttatattgcctagagttctctgctattgaaaataccgtaaactcggaaatgaaaaagttctagcccttagaaattttttcttttccgaggagttctgagctgttcaaatcattattttttatattgcctagagttctctgctattgaaaataccgtaaactcggaaatgaaaaagttctagcccttagaaattttttcttttccgaggagttctgagctgttcaaatcattattttttatattgcctagagttctctgctattgaaaataccgtaacctcggaaatgaaaaagttctagctcttagaaattttttcttttccgaggagttctgagctattgaaatcattattttttatattgcctagagttctctgctattgaaaataccgtaaactcggaaatgaaaaagttctagcccttagaaattttttcttttccgaggagttctgagctgttgaaatcattattttttatattgcctagagttctctgctattgaaaataccgtaacctcggaaatgaaaagttctagctcttagaaatttttccttttccgaggagttctgagctgttgaaatcattattttttatattgcctagagttctctgctattgaaaataccgtaaactcagaaattaaaaagttctagcccttagaaatttttttcttttccgaggagttctgagctgttcaaatcattattttttatattgcctagagttctctgctattgaaaataccgtaaactcggaaatgaaaaagttctagccaaaTATATAGTACTTTgaggaaaataattataaaaatgcacatacgtatataatttttaagaaattatcagaaacgagaaaaaagcactaaaaataaaaacatcgaAGAAAAGCGTATTTATGCCTACAATAATGCGTTTCCGTTTCAGCGCAAGCTCCTCGATGTCAGCCTGGGGTTTGCTGCTGGCGTGATGCTTGCCGCGAGTTACTGGTCATTGTTGGCACCAGCGATTGAGATGGCAACCGAGAGCAAGATATACGGAGCGGAGGGCGAGTACGCGTTCGTGCCGGTCGCAGTTGGACTTCTTGTCGGCGCGGCGTTCGTATACGGGACGGACGTGTTGATATCTACCCTCGGCATTCAGTCCCCCAATGTGCTTTTAGCTATGCAATCAGTCGGTACGAAACAAAGACGCAAAGTTATTGCGAAACTAAAGAGTGACGAGGACTTAGACGATGATCATGATCAGTTAATTAACAACGTACAGATTTCCGGTGGAAAGATATGCACTCGCGTCGGGTCGACCACTATCGACGGTATCTCATTTTCTTCTCGTAAAATCGCAGTTTCTTTTCTCTGTAGGCTTGGAAAATGAGATCAGTTCGCGTAATACGTATAGTATGttatacctatatatacatatctttatgtatgtatatagaaaTGTACGCGTAAACTCGCCCCTCTTTGCATTGTCGCAGATGTAGCTGGTTTTCCCGGAATAAGCATTTCCTTACATCGTTACCtgcataaaacaattatttcgaTCTATTCAAGACAGAAGCAGCACAAGTTCGAATTGCATGATGACTGTAGCATGAGGAACAACAAAGATCAATAATATATAGTGAAATTGCTTAACAAGAAATGTATAATAGTACGAAGAGAttcagttaattgtaatttagtATGACATTTTCTTTGctaataaatttaagaatgcaaaaatatatttcaaacgacaattattattacttctaAACGTATAATTGTAGATTTAATCTAAGATATTTTGATCTGAAAGCTGAATCAATAGATTTATATGGAAATTGTTGCTTATTCCAGGCAAATATATTGCTTAAATTAATACGGTAAATGTCTTTCCATCTGAGAaatgattgattaattaatgcatttagCCAAAAACGTCCCCAGTTTTGAAGTAGCATATGCATGTTTGTAGTGAAATGTGATGGAACTTGTATACACACGGGTTCAACATAaatacatcaataaaaatgccCGATCTTCTTACTCCAACTGAACTAAATACGTCAACTAAGCTTCTAAACTAGAAATTTTAACCACAAGTAATGCAATGAAAAGTGAACGACAAAGGAAGGAATAAAAATACTCAACTTAAACTTACCATTAATACAAAGTGCACGTCCGTGTAAAAAATGATacttaataatacatatttaaacaagaaaaataatgaagcTTAAACATTCTGGATCTGTGTGTAAAGTTCCACGTAGCTGAGAAAACTGATCTTATTAATCCTGCCTATATGTATCTAATATGTATCTGCAACGAATTCTTTTTAACTGA
This genomic interval carries:
- the LOC105285224 gene encoding uncharacterized Golgi apparatus membrane protein-like protein CG5021 isoform X1, with protein sequence MASATVPLLMDDDTIAFGEEEEAVQNANKLKHPYVTLFHLAFRIAAITVYMLCGLFSNSFIASFVTVVLLLSMDFWTVKNITGRLMVGLRWWNYVDDDGKSHWIFESKKGAQQNRINAAEARIFWLALILCPLFWSILFIAALFTFKFKWLLLVSIAIVLNSANLYGYVKCKMGNDQNISTTTSDFIRKQVFQNVASMMSRKPPTNNSNQATNVI
- the LOC105285224 gene encoding uncharacterized Golgi apparatus membrane protein-like protein CG5021 isoform X2, which encodes MASATVPLLMDDDTIAFGEEEEAVQNANKLKHPYVTLFHLAFRIAAITVYMLCGLFSNSFIASFVTVVLLLSMDFWTVKNITGRLMVGLRWWNYVDDDGKSHWIFESKKNRINAAEARIFWLALILCPLFWSILFIAALFTFKFKWLLLVSIAIVLNSANLYGYVKCKMGNDQNISTTTSDFIRKQVFQNVASMMSRKPPTNNSNQATNVI
- the LOC105285224 gene encoding uncharacterized Golgi apparatus membrane protein-like protein CG5021 isoform X3; amino-acid sequence: MDDDTIAFGEEEEAVQNANKLKHPYVTLFHLAFRIAAITVYMLCGLFSNSFIASFVTVVLLLSMDFWTVKNITGRLMVGLRWWNYVDDDGKSHWIFESKKGAQQNRINAAEARIFWLALILCPLFWSILFIAALFTFKFKWLLLVSIAIVLNSANLYGYVKCKMGNDQNISTTTSDFIRKQVFQNVASMMSRKPPTNNSNQATNVI